From the genome of Natronogracilivirga saccharolytica:
CAGCTTGTTTCTCCCGCGATTACTCGGGTTTTAAAAATGATGTATAAAACTTCTAAGCTCCAGTTATTGTAATGTCGATGGTGGACAACACGAGCCTGTTCAGCGAAGTTTTTCAAAACCGCTTTCCGGATTTTGAAATCATCGCCTCTTCAGTTACTGAGCAAAACAACATATTTTTCGCATCGGCCATAAAAGGATCAGAAAAGAAATTGATCCTGGCTGCCGGCGAATCCTCCGGGATACCTTCCGGATTCCGTGGTTCAAAAGTTGATGATGAAGAGTGCTCTTATCTTGTATGCAATCAAAATCACGATAATGCCAGGGCAGTAAGATCTTTACTGTCATATACCAAACCGGTAATTCTGGGAAATGCCAATTCATTCGGCTTTGGGGATCGGCTGGGCAACGCAGGTCCGGCACATTTACGTGCTCTTGCAGACAGTGAACCGGTGTTCAAACCAGTTCTGGCACAACAGTCTATCCGGGAGCTCGATCGCACCGGGAGAAGTGCCCGGGAAGTCTTGGATGCCGCTACATGGGCGGTATTACAGGAGGGATACACTGCCGGATTCGGGGCGGATGCAGATCATCTGAAGACTCCGGAAGATATTGACCGTATGATAGGTGCCGGATTTACCATGTTCACCATAGATCCGAGTGATCACGTCAACAACCGAAGCCAGAGGATGAGCAAGCCGCAACTGCTTGATGCTTTCAAACAGTTGCCATGGTATGGCTTGAATGATAGTCCCAACCAGTTTCTTAAACGGTACATGGGGAAAACATTCCGCTTGGCTAATGAGTATGAACTTGAACTATCGGAAATTACCGTACTCAGAGCAGCAGTCAAATATGGCAATGTGCTGATGCATACACAGGAAATGTTCCGGTATCTTTCCGAATTCTATTCCGGGAATGATGTGGAGGTTGAACTTTC
Proteins encoded in this window:
- a CDS encoding tagaturonate epimerase family protein, with amino-acid sequence MVDNTSLFSEVFQNRFPDFEIIASSVTEQNNIFFASAIKGSEKKLILAAGESSGIPSGFRGSKVDDEECSYLVCNQNHDNARAVRSLLSYTKPVILGNANSFGFGDRLGNAGPAHLRALADSEPVFKPVLAQQSIRELDRTGRSAREVLDAATWAVLQEGYTAGFGADADHLKTPEDIDRMIGAGFTMFTIDPSDHVNNRSQRMSKPQLLDAFKQLPWYGLNDSPNQFLKRYMGKTFRLANEYELELSEITVLRAAVKYGNVLMHTQEMFRYLSEFYSGNDVEVELSVDETTHPTTPDEHLIITSELQRIGVHLVSLAPRFSGVFEKGIDFRGDLDVFCNEYLLHQAIAEEYGDYKLSIHTGSDKFQVYESIGALGTGRVHIKTSGTSYLEALRVVANSDASLFREIMGLSLQRFETDRKTYHISADAGHLRDPLEYQDDDLPKLLDDDNARQVFHVTFGSVLTHVPQNNPEQGFRKRIMEVLQCNEKVYEKCLYRHFRRHIAPFEKK